The region TCTTATTAGCTGGAAAACCTGTGTTCAAGTTCCAACTTGCCAAATTTAAGGCACCTCTGGAAGCTGTTGCAGCCAAGATGGAAGTGAAGAAATGCGTGGATACGATGGCCTATGAGAAAAGAGTGCTAATTACAAAAACATtggtaatttctttctctttcat is a window of Gorilla gorilla gorilla isolate KB3781 chromosome 9, NHGRI_mGorGor1-v2.1_pri, whole genome shotgun sequence DNA encoding:
- the SCGB1D1 gene encoding secretoglobin family 1D member 1 translates to MRPSVCLLLLTLALCCYRANAVVCQALGSEITGFLLAGKPVFKFQLAKFKAPLEAVAAKMEVKKCVDTMAYEKRVLITKTLGKIAEKCDR